One window of Mesorhizobium sp. WSM4904 genomic DNA carries:
- a CDS encoding ABC transporter ATP-binding protein: protein MSSIISISGVTKTYATGFKALKEINLDIERGEIFALLGPNGAGKTTLISIVCGIVNRSSGTVTVDGHDIGRDYRAARSLIGLVPQELTIDAFETVWATVNYSRGLFGKAPNKDFVEKVLRDLSLWEKKDAKAITLSGGMKRRLMIAKALSHEPRVLFLDEPTAGVDVELRQDMWAMVRRLREDGVTIILTTHYIEEAEAMADRVGVINRGEIILVEGKAELMRKLGRKQMTLELRAPLKAIPEGLSRYALELSADGNEITYTYDNQSDRPGVASLIRDFEAAGLQFRDLDTKNSSLEEIFVNLLRQEP from the coding sequence ATGTCATCCATCATCTCGATTTCCGGTGTCACGAAAACCTATGCCACCGGCTTCAAGGCGTTGAAGGAAATCAATCTCGACATCGAGCGCGGCGAGATCTTCGCGCTGCTCGGGCCGAACGGCGCCGGCAAGACGACGCTGATCTCGATCGTCTGCGGTATCGTCAACCGTTCCTCCGGCACCGTCACCGTCGACGGCCACGACATCGGCAGGGACTACCGCGCGGCGCGCAGCCTGATCGGGCTGGTGCCGCAGGAGCTGACCATCGACGCCTTCGAGACGGTGTGGGCGACGGTCAATTACAGCCGCGGCCTGTTCGGCAAGGCGCCGAACAAGGATTTCGTCGAGAAGGTGCTTAGAGACCTCTCGCTATGGGAGAAGAAGGACGCCAAGGCGATCACGCTGTCGGGCGGCATGAAGCGCCGGCTGATGATCGCCAAGGCGCTGTCGCACGAGCCACGGGTGCTGTTCCTCGACGAGCCGACGGCGGGCGTCGACGTCGAGCTGCGCCAGGATATGTGGGCGATGGTACGGCGGCTGCGCGAGGACGGCGTCACCATCATCCTGACCACGCATTACATCGAAGAGGCCGAGGCGATGGCCGACCGCGTCGGCGTCATCAATCGCGGCGAGATCATCCTGGTCGAAGGCAAGGCCGAGTTGATGCGCAAGCTCGGCCGCAAGCAGATGACGCTCGAGCTGCGCGCGCCGCTCAAGGCCATCCCCGAGGGTCTGTCGCGCTATGCGCTGGAGCTGTCCGCGGACGGCAACGAGATCACCTATACCTATGACAACCAGAGCGACCGGCCGGGCGTCGCCTCGCTGATCCGCGACTTCGAGGCCGCCGGCCTCCAGTTCCGCGACCTCGATACCAAGAACAGCTCGCTCGAAGAGATCTTCGTCAATCTTCTGAGGCAAGAGCCATGA
- a CDS encoding ABC transporter permease has product MNLRAVWAIYRVEMARAFRTVLQSIISPVISTSLYFVVFGSAIGSRINEIDGISYGAFIVPGLMMLSLLTQSISNASFAIYFPKFVGSIYELLSAPVSYLEIILAYVGGAATKSIMLGLIILGTAALFVPLRIEHPFWMIAFLVLTAVTFSLFGFIIGIWAKTFEQLQLVPLLIVTPLTFLGGSFYSIHMLPGIWKTITLFNPVVYLISGFRWSFYGKADVSVGVSLGMTLVFLAVCITIVAWIFRTGYRLRN; this is encoded by the coding sequence ATGAACCTTCGTGCGGTGTGGGCGATCTACCGGGTGGAGATGGCGCGTGCGTTCCGCACGGTGCTGCAGAGCATCATCTCGCCGGTGATCTCGACGTCGCTTTATTTCGTCGTCTTCGGCTCGGCGATCGGCTCGCGCATCAACGAGATCGACGGCATCAGCTACGGCGCCTTCATCGTGCCGGGCCTGATGATGCTGTCGCTTCTGACGCAGTCGATCTCGAACGCGTCCTTCGCCATCTATTTCCCGAAATTCGTCGGCTCGATCTACGAGCTGTTGTCGGCGCCGGTGTCCTATCTCGAGATCATCCTCGCCTATGTCGGGGGCGCCGCGACCAAGTCGATCATGCTCGGCCTGATCATCCTGGGCACCGCGGCGCTGTTCGTGCCACTCAGGATCGAGCATCCGTTCTGGATGATCGCCTTCCTGGTGCTGACGGCGGTGACCTTCAGCCTGTTCGGCTTCATCATCGGCATCTGGGCAAAGACCTTCGAGCAGCTGCAGCTGGTGCCGCTCCTGATCGTCACGCCGCTCACCTTCCTCGGCGGCAGCTTCTATTCGATCCACATGCTGCCCGGCATCTGGAAGACGATCACGCTGTTCAACCCGGTCGTCTACCTGATCAGCGGGTTTCGCTGGAGCTTTTACGGCAAGGCCGACGTCTCGGTCGGCGTCAGCCTCGGCATGACGCTGGTGTTCCTGGCGGTCTGCATCACGATCGTGGCCTGGATCTTCAGGACGGGGTACCGGTTGAGGAATTGA
- a CDS encoding IS4 family transposase: MSDSLQALDWDELVGRLGSAEELETSAREAGALLRKRQVASAADLLRLCFAYVLGRFSLRMLAGWAEQRGVASMSDVAMLKRLKASADWVGGLVSELLAERCPEAFAGLYGGLRMMAVDATVVAPPGPKRVYWMVHTVFDLATLKLCSVEVTDRHEAERLSRGARAGELRIADRAHAKADDLARVIEAGADFLVRAPSNYPRLLDGQGRLLDRLALCREAGKKGVLDLSVGVQDGKSRVAIPARVVILPMPPEAAEKARRAARRLAAKARYKPSQAGIEMAGYLVLLTSLPPDDWPPERLASTYRLRWQIELAFKRMKSLVGLEDLRAKDPDLARLWINTALLAALLAEDDLPALDPEAPDSLPWPPEPIRPADLASRGLGNLQHLDGCITGAYQVDLPRPAAPPLARTTPTTTRHRTSIAKLAPMGLDPRIHPVTSTRCLRCRILLRCTLRSR, from the coding sequence ATGAGCGATTCGCTGCAAGCGTTGGATTGGGACGAGCTGGTCGGACGATTGGGCTCGGCGGAAGAGTTGGAGACCAGCGCGCGGGAGGCTGGGGCGCTGCTGCGCAAACGGCAGGTGGCTAGCGCTGCTGACCTGCTGCGGCTGTGTTTTGCCTATGTGCTGGGTCGCTTCTCGCTTCGGATGCTGGCTGGTTGGGCCGAGCAGCGGGGAGTGGCGTCGATGTCCGACGTGGCGATGCTGAAGCGTCTGAAGGCCAGTGCTGATTGGGTGGGCGGCCTGGTTTCGGAATTGCTTGCCGAGCGCTGCCCCGAAGCCTTCGCCGGCTTGTACGGAGGCCTGCGGATGATGGCGGTGGACGCCACGGTAGTTGCGCCGCCTGGTCCCAAGCGGGTTTATTGGATGGTGCACACGGTGTTCGATCTTGCAACGCTGAAGCTCTGTTCGGTGGAGGTCACGGATCGCCATGAAGCCGAGCGGCTGTCGCGCGGCGCCAGGGCTGGAGAGCTTCGGATCGCCGACCGTGCCCACGCCAAAGCCGACGATCTGGCTCGGGTAATCGAGGCAGGGGCTGATTTTCTGGTTCGTGCCCCTTCAAACTATCCACGCCTGCTGGATGGCCAAGGCCGGCTATTGGATCGCTTGGCGCTGTGCCGTGAAGCGGGCAAGAAGGGCGTGCTCGATCTTTCGGTGGGCGTCCAGGACGGCAAGTCCAGGGTCGCGATACCCGCTCGGGTGGTGATCCTGCCCATGCCGCCCGAGGCGGCTGAGAAGGCCAGACGAGCGGCGCGCCGTTTGGCGGCCAAGGCGAGATACAAACCCAGCCAGGCCGGCATCGAGATGGCCGGCTATCTGGTGCTGTTGACATCGCTGCCGCCGGATGACTGGCCGCCTGAGCGGCTCGCCTCGACCTATCGTCTGCGATGGCAGATCGAGCTGGCGTTCAAACGCATGAAGTCGCTGGTGGGTCTGGAAGATCTCCGCGCAAAGGATCCCGACCTGGCTCGCCTGTGGATCAACACCGCTCTGCTGGCCGCCCTGCTGGCCGAAGATGACCTGCCGGCCCTCGATCCCGAGGCGCCGGACTCTCTCCCCTGGCCGCCTGAACCGATCCGCCCTGCCGATCTGGCGTCTCGTGGCCTTGGCAATCTCCAACATCTCGATGGCTGTATTACTGGGGCCTACCAGGTTGATCTCCCTCGACCTGCTGCTCCACCGCTTGCGCGAACCACCCCGACGACGACGCGCCATCGCACATCGATTGCTAAGTTAGCGCCTATGGGGCTTGACCCGAGGATCCATCCCGTGACTTCGACGCGCTGCCTCCGGTGCAGAATCCTGCTCCGCTGCACCCTTCGATCTAGGTAA
- a CDS encoding IS110 family transposase: MAFLHQQPQLCLGFDIAKDTITVCDGATTRTIANQRRTIRALLKSYKHIDLVVCEPTGGHESLLLEECLRAGIACHRADTLKVESFIRSYGTHGKSDAIDAGMLWAYGRERWDKLCLWQAPDAEEIRLRALVRRRQELIALRGAEKNRLKAPGGRELAASFKALIKVIDNQIKAIEADIRELVANSTTLKHRAAICTAMDSLGPIVAAKLLATLPELGSMTRRKAAALAGLAPHPNDSGQKHGYRKIRGGRPEVRSMLYMPALHAAAGRGEFAAFYKRLRANGKKPMVAIAAVMRKIIVTLNARLRDASILQS, translated from the coding sequence ATGGCCTTCCTGCATCAACAACCGCAATTGTGCCTCGGCTTCGACATCGCCAAGGACACCATCACCGTCTGTGACGGCGCCACCACCCGCACTATCGCCAATCAGCGGCGCACGATCCGTGCCTTGCTCAAGAGCTACAAACACATCGACCTTGTCGTGTGCGAGCCGACCGGCGGCCATGAAAGCCTGCTGCTCGAGGAGTGCCTGCGCGCCGGTATCGCCTGCCATCGTGCCGACACGCTCAAGGTCGAGAGCTTCATCCGCTCCTACGGCACGCACGGCAAGAGCGACGCCATCGATGCCGGCATGCTTTGGGCCTATGGCCGTGAGCGCTGGGATAAGCTGTGCCTGTGGCAGGCTCCAGACGCTGAGGAGATCCGCCTGCGCGCCTTGGTCCGCCGCCGCCAGGAGCTCATAGCCCTCAGGGGCGCCGAGAAGAACCGCCTCAAGGCTCCCGGCGGCCGCGAGCTCGCCGCCTCCTTCAAGGCGCTGATCAAAGTCATCGACAATCAGATCAAGGCCATCGAGGCCGACATCCGCGAGCTCGTCGCCAACAGCACCACCCTCAAGCACCGGGCAGCCATCTGCACGGCCATGGACAGTCTCGGCCCGATCGTGGCGGCCAAGCTCTTGGCCACCTTGCCCGAACTGGGGTCCATGACACGCCGCAAGGCTGCAGCCCTTGCAGGGCTCGCGCCTCATCCAAACGACAGTGGCCAAAAACACGGCTACCGCAAAATCCGTGGCGGACGACCAGAGGTCAGGAGCATGCTCTACATGCCCGCCTTGCACGCCGCTGCCGGAAGGGGCGAGTTCGCAGCCTTCTACAAACGCCTTCGCGCCAACGGCAAGAAGCCAATGGTGGCCATCGCCGCCGTCATGCGAAAGATCATCGTCACCCTAAACGCTAGGCTTAGAGACGCCTCGATCCTTCAGAGTTGA
- a CDS encoding phosphatidylglycerol lysyltransferase domain-containing protein translates to MPSLRIHIDRFLEGAAPKVPKRELTHLERLALVRRHGDFSLAYSTAVQQKLSYFSDGDGYIAFGTKMKHHFALGDPVVDPAERPGYIKRFVEAAGGPWFVQISAATARVLAGLGYQVNRLGVDTRLQLPAHDFSGKRNETVRYSERWLAKKGFTFAEDRKNMLLDEVSRLSENWRGERIVKRWEMGFLNRPFADHLGADMRRFVLHDPEGELVAILDFDPLFSDGKVIGYTTAFKRKHVDATPHAEIGLTKFAVDRFRDEGISVVTLGLSPLLDVAPSGFAESSFWRGAFQRAYESPWVNRSRFNLQGQAAFKRRFHGQEEPTYIAFRKGTLMEMLGLLRLIKAI, encoded by the coding sequence ATGCCCTCCCTGCGCATCCATATCGACAGGTTTCTTGAAGGCGCGGCGCCCAAGGTGCCGAAGCGGGAGCTGACGCATCTCGAGCGGCTGGCGCTGGTGCGGCGGCATGGCGACTTCTCGCTCGCCTATTCCACCGCCGTGCAGCAGAAACTGTCCTATTTCAGCGACGGCGACGGCTACATCGCCTTCGGCACCAAGATGAAGCACCATTTCGCGCTTGGCGATCCGGTGGTCGACCCGGCGGAACGGCCCGGCTACATCAAGCGCTTCGTCGAGGCCGCCGGCGGCCCCTGGTTCGTGCAGATAAGCGCCGCGACCGCAAGGGTGCTGGCCGGGCTCGGTTATCAGGTCAATCGGCTGGGCGTCGACACCAGGCTGCAGCTGCCGGCGCATGATTTCTCCGGCAAGCGCAACGAGACCGTGCGCTATTCCGAGCGCTGGCTGGCGAAGAAGGGCTTCACCTTCGCCGAGGACAGGAAAAACATGCTCCTCGACGAGGTGTCGCGGCTGTCCGAGAACTGGCGCGGCGAGCGCATCGTCAAACGCTGGGAGATGGGCTTCCTCAACCGCCCCTTCGCCGACCATCTCGGCGCCGACATGCGCCGCTTCGTTCTCCATGATCCGGAGGGCGAGCTCGTCGCCATCCTCGACTTCGATCCGCTGTTCAGTGACGGCAAGGTCATCGGCTACACCACCGCCTTCAAGCGTAAGCATGTCGACGCCACGCCGCATGCCGAGATCGGCCTGACCAAATTCGCCGTCGACCGCTTTCGCGACGAGGGCATCTCGGTCGTCACGCTCGGCCTGTCGCCGCTGCTCGATGTCGCGCCGAGCGGCTTTGCCGAATCGAGCTTCTGGCGCGGCGCCTTCCAGCGCGCCTACGAGTCGCCCTGGGTCAACCGCTCGCGCTTCAACCTGCAAGGCCAGGCCGCCTTCAAGCGCCGCTTCCACGGGCAGGAGGAGCCGACCTACATCGCCTTCCGGAAAGGGACGCTGATGGAGATGCTGGGGCTTTTGCGGCTGATCAAGGCGATTTAG
- a CDS encoding MarR family transcriptional regulator, translating into MEDILRSLGFLCLGSRLKRIGEQLQADTQRVLDQLDVRIQSSQYPLLAALDRLGPLPVGELAQSLGVAQPGVTRAASLLTELGVVEVTQSNDDQRRRIVSLSASGRRLVDAAKRDVWPRIEDAVAELCADLSGPLLGQLAAIEDRLAATSLDRRAEKARAVAPKAVAP; encoded by the coding sequence ATGGAAGACATATTGCGATCCCTCGGCTTTCTGTGCCTGGGCAGCAGGCTGAAGCGCATCGGCGAGCAATTGCAGGCCGATACGCAGCGCGTGCTGGATCAACTGGATGTGCGGATCCAGTCGAGCCAGTACCCCCTGCTCGCGGCGCTCGACAGGCTGGGGCCGCTGCCGGTCGGAGAGCTGGCGCAATCGCTCGGCGTCGCGCAGCCGGGTGTCACGCGGGCCGCGTCGCTGCTCACCGAGCTGGGCGTGGTCGAGGTCACGCAATCGAACGACGACCAGCGGCGCAGGATCGTCTCCTTGTCGGCAAGCGGCCGGCGGCTGGTCGATGCTGCGAAGCGCGACGTCTGGCCGCGCATCGAGGACGCCGTCGCGGAATTGTGCGCGGACCTCTCCGGGCCGCTGCTTGGCCAGCTCGCCGCCATCGAGGATCGGCTGGCCGCGACCTCGCTCGACCGTCGCGCTGAGAAAGCCAGGGCCGTTGCGCCCAAGGCCGTCGCGCCATGA
- a CDS encoding GNAT family N-acetyltransferase, translating into MKHVLDRPIWSALATRHQAFAEGDSLARRYRPSIVPFAATAMDDEESLRALGKLLPPLQSSIVVQTDPIVLPAEVSAVSTATLVQMTAERPMQAVSDERVQPLTPDDAAEMLALASLTKPGPFTLEALSLGEFWGVKIGGRLAAMAGERMKQPGYSELSGVCTHPDFRGGGLARLLSLFVANRIMARGEVPYLHAYDSNAPAIGLYESIGFRLRTTLNMAVVHRAG; encoded by the coding sequence ATGAAACACGTTCTCGACCGCCCCATCTGGAGCGCGCTTGCGACGCGCCACCAGGCCTTCGCGGAAGGCGACAGCCTCGCCCGGCGGTATCGGCCATCGATCGTTCCTTTCGCCGCCACCGCGATGGACGACGAAGAAAGCCTGCGAGCTCTGGGCAAGCTGCTGCCGCCGCTTCAAAGCTCGATCGTGGTTCAGACCGATCCGATCGTCCTGCCCGCGGAAGTTTCCGCGGTCTCGACAGCGACCTTGGTGCAGATGACAGCCGAGCGGCCGATGCAGGCCGTATCCGACGAACGGGTGCAACCACTGACACCCGACGATGCGGCCGAGATGCTTGCCCTGGCCTCGCTCACCAAGCCCGGCCCGTTCACGCTGGAAGCCTTGAGCCTCGGCGAGTTCTGGGGCGTGAAGATCGGCGGAAGGCTCGCGGCAATGGCCGGCGAGCGCATGAAGCAGCCCGGCTACTCGGAGCTCAGCGGCGTGTGCACGCATCCCGATTTCCGCGGCGGCGGCCTTGCCAGACTGCTGTCGCTGTTCGTGGCAAACCGCATCATGGCGCGGGGCGAGGTTCCCTATCTCCACGCCTATGACAGCAACGCACCGGCCATCGGGCTCTACGAGTCCATCGGCTTCCGCTTGAGAACCACCCTGAACATGGCCGTGGTTCACCGCGCTGGGTAG
- a CDS encoding phosphatase PAP2 family protein, which translates to MKSTANALLNRIEFPVLLAGLVIAAGLWGLVELMEAARATSPHAFDTEILLAFRHAGQPDSPIGPPWLQGAMRDITALGSTAVLVLITTAAIVYFLLIRRPGTALFVFVSVAGGQVVSSLLKHEVDRPRPDLVSHLVNETSLSFPSGHAMLSAVTYLTLGSLAARFLPNRRTKIFVLGFAVLTTVLVGTSRVYLGVHWPSDVLAGWCAGFAWAMLCWLAARLLQRRKVVADGE; encoded by the coding sequence ATGAAATCGACCGCCAACGCGCTGCTCAACAGGATAGAATTCCCGGTGCTTTTGGCCGGGCTGGTGATCGCCGCCGGGCTATGGGGCCTGGTGGAACTCATGGAGGCGGCGCGCGCCACCAGCCCGCACGCCTTCGACACGGAAATCCTGCTCGCCTTCCGCCATGCCGGCCAACCGGACAGTCCGATCGGCCCGCCATGGCTGCAAGGCGCGATGCGAGACATCACCGCGCTCGGCAGCACCGCGGTGCTGGTGCTGATCACGACCGCGGCGATCGTCTACTTCCTGCTCATCCGCCGACCGGGGACGGCACTGTTCGTGTTCGTTTCGGTGGCCGGCGGGCAGGTGGTATCCAGCCTGCTCAAGCATGAGGTCGACCGGCCGCGGCCCGATCTCGTCTCGCATCTGGTCAACGAAACCTCGCTGTCCTTTCCCAGCGGCCACGCGATGCTGTCGGCGGTGACCTATCTCACGCTGGGCTCACTCGCCGCGCGGTTCCTGCCGAACCGCAGGACGAAGATCTTCGTGCTCGGCTTCGCCGTGCTCACCACGGTGCTGGTCGGTACAAGCCGCGTCTATCTCGGCGTGCATTGGCCGTCAGACGTGCTTGCCGGCTGGTGCGCCGGCTTCGCCTGGGCCATGCTGTGCTGGCTTGCGGCGCGCCTGCTGCAGCGGCGCAAGGTGGTGGCGGACGGCGAGTGA
- a CDS encoding helix-turn-helix transcriptional regulator, protein MMTAAQMRAARALAGIDQRTLAERAGVSLPTIQRMEASEGVVRGVVDSLMKVIQALDLIGVELIGENQASERGGRGVRLKSTAAQTQQG, encoded by the coding sequence ATGATGACTGCCGCACAGATGCGCGCTGCGAGGGCATTGGCCGGTATCGACCAGCGAACGCTCGCCGAGCGCGCCGGGGTTTCGCTTCCGACAATACAGCGCATGGAAGCGAGCGAGGGCGTCGTCAGGGGCGTCGTCGATTCGCTGATGAAGGTCATCCAGGCACTCGATCTGATCGGGGTGGAGCTGATCGGCGAGAACCAGGCCAGCGAGCGCGGCGGCCGGGGCGTTCGCCTCAAATCGACCGCGGCGCAGACCCAGCAGGGCTGA
- a CDS encoding ATP/GTP-binding protein, with translation MKTLIASILLAVAGIVTAPAAQAGEVWRAGGFEQPESALVDAANKRIVVSNIVGNPGKADGNGYLSLLSMDGKVIAGHWVDGMDAPKGMAISGGKLYAADITKVRVVDLASGKLVSSIDVPGAVFLNDMTADASGKVYVTDMLADTIYRIDGDKPELFVKDALLASPNGVFADGERLIVASWGKGIKPDFSTVEPGGLLAVDLSSRKVTALPGAQNFADLDGVVAIGDTIYATAYMTGTLYSYKAGGAPTAVAQFKPGSADIGTDGNSTIYVPLMNEGAVAALSLD, from the coding sequence ATGAAGACCCTCATCGCTTCGATCCTTCTTGCCGTCGCCGGCATCGTAACGGCTCCCGCCGCCCAGGCCGGCGAGGTCTGGCGCGCCGGCGGCTTCGAGCAGCCGGAATCGGCGCTGGTCGATGCCGCCAACAAGCGGATCGTCGTGTCCAACATCGTCGGCAATCCAGGCAAAGCGGACGGCAACGGCTATCTGTCGCTGCTGTCCATGGACGGCAAGGTCATCGCCGGGCACTGGGTGGACGGCATGGACGCGCCCAAGGGCATGGCGATCTCGGGCGGCAAGCTTTACGCCGCCGACATCACCAAGGTCCGCGTCGTCGATCTCGCCAGCGGCAAGCTGGTCTCCAGCATCGATGTGCCGGGGGCCGTCTTCCTCAACGACATGACGGCCGATGCCTCGGGCAAGGTCTATGTCACGGACATGCTGGCCGACACGATCTACCGCATCGACGGCGACAAGCCGGAGCTGTTCGTCAAGGATGCGCTGCTCGCCTCGCCCAACGGCGTCTTCGCCGACGGCGAGAGATTGATCGTCGCGTCCTGGGGCAAGGGCATCAAGCCCGACTTCAGCACCGTGGAGCCCGGCGGCCTGCTGGCGGTTGATTTGTCGAGCAGGAAAGTGACGGCTTTGCCCGGCGCACAGAATTTCGCCGACCTCGACGGAGTCGTCGCCATCGGGGACACCATCTACGCCACCGCCTACATGACCGGCACGCTCTACAGCTACAAGGCCGGCGGCGCGCCGACAGCGGTAGCGCAGTTCAAGCCGGGCAGCGCCGACATCGGCACGGACGGCAACTCGACCATCTATGTCCCACTGATGAACGAAGGCGCGGTTGCGGCGCTGTCGCTGGATTGA
- a CDS encoding helix-turn-helix transcriptional regulator, with translation MNGPIFEALKRTLKAKGLTYRTLAERMGVSEPTVKRIFHERNCKLDRLMDICAAAEVELENVLGSMSRGPGPANHVAPEIERRLAARPALLFVFIMLTEKFTPEGIMRSQGLSEASMFLYLRDLEELGLVALGRGLSARLLVETPIQWDFEGPLKPHFETTNKNFIGWAIGHMERQATFVSFSRRMRPETAEMVRREAEDLAERARLLAHHDQHTTPEDQLVGYKWTFAFGATPFPAIMPIGPHPRDAGAKAAKEKRALPA, from the coding sequence ATGAACGGTCCGATCTTCGAGGCGCTGAAACGGACGCTCAAGGCAAAGGGCCTGACCTACCGGACGCTGGCCGAGCGCATGGGTGTTTCCGAGCCGACGGTGAAGCGCATCTTCCACGAGCGCAACTGCAAGCTCGACCGGCTGATGGACATCTGTGCCGCCGCGGAAGTGGAACTGGAGAACGTGCTGGGTTCGATGAGCCGGGGGCCGGGGCCGGCCAACCACGTCGCGCCCGAGATCGAGCGCAGGCTGGCCGCGCGGCCGGCGCTGCTCTTCGTCTTCATCATGCTCACCGAGAAATTCACGCCCGAAGGCATCATGCGCTCGCAGGGTCTCAGCGAAGCCTCGATGTTCCTCTATCTGCGCGATCTGGAAGAGCTCGGGCTGGTGGCGCTCGGGCGCGGCCTCTCGGCAAGATTGCTCGTCGAGACACCGATCCAGTGGGATTTCGAGGGGCCGCTGAAGCCGCATTTCGAGACGACCAACAAGAACTTCATCGGCTGGGCGATCGGCCATATGGAACGGCAGGCGACCTTCGTCAGTTTCTCGCGGCGCATGCGACCGGAAACGGCCGAGATGGTGCGGCGGGAGGCTGAGGATCTCGCCGAGCGCGCAAGGCTGCTTGCCCACCATGACCAGCACACCACGCCGGAAGACCAGCTCGTCGGCTACAAATGGACCTTTGCCTTCGGCGCGACGCCGTTTCCGGCGATCATGCCGATCGGACCGCATCCGCGTGATGCGGGGGCAAAGGCGGCGAAGGAGAAACGGGCGCTGCCGGCATAG
- a CDS encoding CHAD domain-containing protein codes for MSFRIDPRLPLTGEVRRILADEIGKALGHLETARDKPEQGLHKCRKRLKSLRALLRLVRSGDESFCQTENECYKQVSALLAGPREATALIETIDRLASAFPEQTAGGGLDAVRERLVLRQHELHAGPGLDAAINAAVAACREGLERIDRLFLPDQPEQAADILAEGARATLRRAKKALDKAGSRGEADDFHDLRKAAKTHSMHLSLLGRLWPTPIKARRKAVDKLGELLGELHDVFVMRALLAADGEPLGPAEDTKLLRKLLKRSERSLGKACLADAADLFGDSPKRSAKKLARKARDDLAPPHEEAKAA; via the coding sequence ATGAGCTTTCGCATCGATCCGCGCTTGCCGCTGACTGGCGAGGTCAGGCGCATATTGGCCGACGAGATCGGCAAGGCGCTCGGCCATCTCGAGACGGCGCGCGACAAGCCGGAGCAGGGGCTGCACAAATGCCGCAAGCGGCTGAAGAGCCTGCGGGCCTTGTTGCGCCTGGTTCGTTCCGGAGACGAATCGTTCTGCCAGACCGAAAACGAATGTTATAAGCAGGTATCGGCGCTGCTTGCCGGTCCGCGCGAGGCGACCGCCCTGATCGAGACGATCGACCGCCTGGCCTCCGCCTTTCCGGAGCAGACCGCCGGCGGCGGCCTCGACGCCGTCCGCGAGCGGCTGGTGTTGCGCCAGCATGAGCTCCATGCCGGCCCTGGTCTCGACGCCGCCATAAACGCGGCGGTCGCTGCTTGCCGCGAGGGGCTGGAGCGCATCGACAGGCTGTTCCTGCCGGACCAGCCCGAGCAGGCGGCCGACATACTGGCCGAGGGCGCCCGCGCCACCTTGCGGCGCGCGAAAAAGGCGCTGGACAAGGCCGGCTCGCGCGGCGAGGCCGATGATTTTCACGATCTGCGCAAGGCGGCCAAGACGCACTCGATGCATCTGTCGCTGCTGGGGCGCCTGTGGCCGACGCCGATCAAGGCGCGCCGCAAGGCGGTCGACAAGCTCGGCGAGTTGCTCGGCGAACTGCATGACGTCTTCGTCATGCGCGCGCTGCTTGCCGCCGACGGCGAGCCGCTCGGCCCGGCAGAAGACACCAAGCTTCTGCGCAAGCTCCTGAAACGTTCGGAAAGGAGCCTCGGCAAGGCCTGCCTTGCCGATGCCGCCGATCTGTTCGGCGACAGCCCCAAGCGCTCGGCCAAGAAGCTCGCGCGCAAGGCGCGTGACGATCTCGCGCCGCCGCATGAGGAGGCGAAAGCGGCTTAG
- a CDS encoding CYTH domain-containing protein, with protein MGKEVERKFLVSDPAWRSLVEAAIRIRQFYVAAQPGRTVRIRISDERSAKLTLKFGDRARERDEFEYAIPLREAEEMMAFAIGRVIEKTRHHVRHRGYLYEVDVFGGVLSGLVVAELETPEDVPDEMLPDWLGREVTGESRFYNASLALGGIPEIAA; from the coding sequence ATGGGCAAGGAAGTCGAGCGCAAGTTCCTGGTCTCTGATCCCGCCTGGCGCAGCCTGGTCGAGGCGGCTATCCGCATTCGCCAATTCTACGTCGCCGCGCAGCCCGGCCGCACGGTGCGCATCCGCATCAGCGACGAACGCTCCGCCAAGCTGACGCTGAAGTTCGGCGACAGGGCGCGCGAGCGCGACGAGTTCGAATATGCGATCCCTCTCCGCGAGGCCGAGGAGATGATGGCGTTCGCCATTGGGCGTGTCATCGAGAAGACACGCCACCATGTTAGACACCGCGGCTATCTCTATGAAGTCGATGTGTTCGGCGGAGTGCTTTCGGGGCTCGTGGTCGCGGAGCTGGAGACGCCGGAGGACGTACCTGACGAAATGCTCCCCGACTGGCTCGGCCGCGAGGTCACCGGCGAGTCGAGGTTCTACAACGCGTCGCTGGCCCTCGGGGGGATTCCGGAGATCGCCGCATGA